A portion of the Acidisarcina polymorpha genome contains these proteins:
- a CDS encoding alpha-amylase family glycosyl hydrolase: protein MWISAIYPSPMADFNYAVGDYCNVDPLFGEDAQVICSGRSFQSRPE, encoded by the coding sequence ATGTGGATTTCGGCCATTTACCCGTCCCCGATGGCAGACTTCAATTACGCCGTTGGTGACTATTGCAACGTTGATCCACTCTTCGGCGAAGATGCGCAGGTAATTTGCTCCGGCCGATCTTTCCAATCTCGTCCAGAGTGA
- a CDS encoding VOC family protein, whose translation MAVMGTQVLFISGFGPIDPDSAESRALYRDSLGISFMEDAGGYLHTGALKGAKHFALWPLSQAAQSCFGSVSWPDSVPVPQAWLEFEVDNVEKATEDLESRGYQMLIKNKTEPWGQTVSRFLSPEGLLVGLTLTPALREDD comes from the coding sequence ATGGCGGTAATGGGAACACAAGTGTTATTCATTTCTGGCTTCGGTCCCATCGATCCCGACAGCGCTGAGAGTCGTGCGTTGTACCGGGACAGTCTGGGCATTTCTTTTATGGAGGATGCTGGCGGCTATCTCCATACGGGCGCACTTAAAGGCGCTAAACATTTCGCGCTCTGGCCCCTTTCACAGGCAGCTCAATCCTGCTTCGGCAGCGTCTCTTGGCCTGACAGCGTTCCCGTTCCGCAGGCATGGCTGGAATTCGAGGTGGACAACGTTGAGAAAGCTACAGAGGATCTGGAATCGCGGGGCTATCAGATGCTAATCAAGAACAAAACGGAACCATGGGGTCAGACGGTAAGCCGATTTCTCTCCCCGGAAGGCCTCTTGGTCGGTCTAACGCTAACGCCTGCATTGCGAGAAGACGACTGA
- a CDS encoding energy transducer TonB: MGSISPPKVIHSVAPKFPLGIPDREFSGIVTVALPLDTNGMPQQVHVARSLGPAFDENAISAVK; the protein is encoded by the coding sequence GTGGGTTCCATTTCTCCGCCAAAAGTCATTCACTCAGTGGCCCCTAAATTTCCCTTAGGGATCCCTGATCGGGAATTCTCCGGAATCGTGACCGTTGCTTTGCCCCTGGACACTAACGGGATGCCGCAACAGGTGCATGTCGCACGTTCACTTGGGCCCGCTTTCGACGAAAATGCCATTAGTGCTGTCAAATAA